One Oncorhynchus masou masou isolate Uvic2021 chromosome 2, UVic_Omas_1.1, whole genome shotgun sequence genomic region harbors:
- the qser1 gene encoding LOW QUALITY PROTEIN: glutamine and serine-rich protein 1 (The sequence of the model RefSeq protein was modified relative to this genomic sequence to represent the inferred CDS: inserted 2 bases in 2 codons) — translation MMDRNYPNSSFADPLAPPAQTVAWAYERSTASIKPSASYGATHLESELLHRQTYACTQLPTYTTTHHPTGLSGGFDSGTNTTETSVMNFLSAMESRALQQAGPVGASLLPPFRTTTWQTGANPTTELFLTGALPTSATFPYPAXLSSYQHPSAFPSRSYATSPSLALQDHAFSTSTNGLLSSHLDPLLQLKPSQATLPTSLAFDRLPTPSLGTALPPQSSTYRSAQESAPHLLQPQFGLLPLATQSAPQPYGVPVFSGSIERALQRECSVIKHHQRPSSSSHAVSEQLPGLQHSLQGYLGSGSGEGDGSFQQDPSRQATVPCSTSMGTDSSQGXNGAQQTKTGVQSQAYPSSIPSPSGYCSSSTGAKTKDCSSKLAPDGGPQSQGGSPESYPSPGQGPGLKHGSVIANQQTQPYTSAPLPSLLSTLSHSQSYITSQAYSSSSSDLLRPSLYKTLPSFSGHSGNVASVSQSLVYCSSPGQNQEDVGQYGAQVQGLCLGNPSQSSPASHSQGAPNVSYLSQGQASVTQSQSYAAGQSLSAPYPSASAQRLPTSISGQGYTPFSSAPPLALQNNCRSSVQDLKPAYCKLKLEGEIPIEDLQALQQVSLETSSLGGSDNVVYVVSKMDDRYNTQSVIRSNSRAEDQLMGPKTRTNAQLMSSHEELKQHSLLLKGPEPRQQNHQANAQSALNHTQNQYIRVPNSQVLLEPNRDHQQMVLIQQPLIHCGLNPSKVQLTPGSGQVQYLHMEGDHLISVSLNGSQGQPGAVGQNTITDSSILHLSSPKDPYSQSTNQQQSQDAKHHFALSSICFPESMLLADERNILSNVDDILAATAAACGVTPQDFVKATSGAAEGGMSDPKGHFQTGDTRHQSPSFSSSSSQTSIITNTNSHNTMTLTLNGSPMTSDRHQFPKGDGHLGQQYSMSHSHTTEVDPRHDMGADKGLPRKPGDEPNNISPKGQSVYPSNRADGNPNGGHSENEYHLAGLGYDPSGNLNRGKANKQNPKGPKAIKREDGLDECPTDCFVNPKKRVRSKASAKPPVPEEETIQPRKKTVQAKRQNSRGSDPTSSPSTSEAAYDSYQQQERMRQKIREVEEQQPEVKTGFIGSFLDFLKSGPKQHFSSSPVRTPSRSRRPSASSKRPLCAIPPLPLKIQPPSAPLIGDEGLVVAASSQQQRLEEELQKNLETLPSFSSDEDESSAGKNQALQNSISSALSALDEPSDRTHKADNRLSNSPLKPDQAPSMPHSASKAQEQQTAAPKESSTTVLSSSVTGSSGQEGAKPAPPGQLAVQLTSVAIEGLTDEELSDSGGEGMYRERDEFVVKNEDTGSLKVTLTAGQEPPAIWKVQKALLQKFVPELRDSKRVFSATNSYLGYFGDAKTMYRRVYVKFLDTVNKKEYVRVCNRKPRCKPMSSMRGSQAKTLLGLKTPPRSVNSDPLATPTSQKSQSKPRTKQPKTKAEPPPKKRRKWKEYSPSPSESSPEDEAEDDEFTPPVPFSSRFLNTRTMKETFKSFVELLISVALDADVMSALERENDELLLPHMKRVDGMIWDNTRRLLPRLRVGQLFKTALDSFPEISVVTELNKDGETPAFKVRLSGKAYNRKNMKPSKSPSKLPLEYTVDQQKPQWFSLYHSLQHYKYHTYLMCQEEIASLRVQAGDMGQEETVQLCMRNGAWVEGLFDRFGELLNQVQQACL, via the exons ATGATGGACCGGAATTACCCGAATTCCAGTTTCGCAGACCCGCTGGCTCCACCAGCACAGACCGTAGCCTGGGCCTATGAGCGGAGCACCGCAAGCATAAAGCCAAG TGCCAGTTATGGTGCCACACACCTGGAGTCGGAGCTCCTCCATCGGCAGACCTACGCCTGCACCCAGCTGCCCACCTACACCACTACCCATCACCCCACAG GTCTGTCGGGGGGGTTTGACTCAGGCACTAACACTACTGAGACCTCTGTCATGAACTTCCTGTCGGCCATGGAGTCTAGAGCCCTGCAGCAGGCTGGTCCTGTCGGGGCCTCTCTGCTCCCCCCCTTTAGGACCACCACGTGGCAGACCG GCGCCAACCCCACCACAGAGCTGTTCCTCACCGGTGCCCTTCCTACCAGCGCCACATTCCcctaccctg ccctctcctcttatcAGCACCCTAGTGCCTTCCCCTCGCGGAGCTACGCCACCAGCCCCTCCCTGGCCCTCCAGGACCACGCCTTCAGCACCTCCACCAACGGCCTGCTCTCCTCCCACCTCGACCCCCTGCTGCAGCTTAAACCCAGCCAGGCCACGCTACCTACCTCCCTGGCCTTCGACcgcctccccaccccctccctgggcaccgccctccctccccagtcatcCACATATCGCTCGGCCCAGGAGTCGGCCCCCCACCTCCTGCAGCCCCAGTTTGGGCTACTGCCCTTGGCTACCCAGTCAGCCCCCCAGCCTTACGGGGTGCCCGTCTTCTCGGGCTCCATCGAGAGAGCACTCCAGCGGGAATGTAGTGTGATCAAGCACCACCAGAGGCCTTCTAGCAGCAGCCACGCTGTCTCGGAGCAGCTGCCTGGCTTGCAGCATTCCCTGCAGGGCTACCTCGGCTCAGGCAGCGGGGAGGGGGATGGCTCCTTCCAGCAGGACCCCTCGAGGCAGGCCACAGTGCCCTGCAGCACCTCCATGGGGACGGACTCCTCCCAGG TCAACGGTGCGCAGCAGACTAAGACGGGTGTGCAATCTCAGGCctacccctcctccatcccctccccctctggGTACTGCTCGTCCTCCACGGGTGCCAAGACTAAAGACTGTTCTTCCAAACTGGCCCCAGATGGCGGACCCCAGTCACAGGGTGGATCTCCAGAGAGCTACCCCTCCCCAGGGCAGGGGCCTGGGTTGAAGCATGGTTCGGTGATTGCCAACCAACAGACTCAGCCATACACATCGGCCCCGCTGCCCAGTCTGCTGTCCACTCTCAGCCACTCTCAGAGTTACATCACCTCCCAGGcttactcctcttcctcctcagacCTCCTCAGGCCTTCTCTCTATAAGACTCTGCCCTCCTTCTCTGGCCATTCAGGCAATGTAGCATCTGTCAGTCAGTCCCTGGTCTACTGCTCCAGCCCTGGGCAGAACCAGGAGGATGTGGGCCAGTACGGAGCCCAGGTTCAGGGCCTGTGTCTGGGCAACCCCTCTCAGAGCTCCCCTGCCAGCCACTCTCAGGGTGCCCCTAACGTGAGCTACCTGTCTCAGGGGCAGGCTTCGGTCACTCAGTCTCAGAGCTATGCCGCAGGACAATCCCTCAGCGCCCCCTACCCCTCCGCCAGCGCCCAGAGGTTACCCACATCAATATCGGGCCAGGGCTACACCCCCTTCTCTTCAGCCCCTCCCCTCGCCTTACAGAACAACTGCAGATCCTCAGTACAGGACCTAAAGCCAGCCTACTGCAAACTGAAACTGGAAGGAGAGATCCCCATCGAGGACCTCCAGGCTCTCCAGCAGGTCTCTTTAGAAACCTCCAGCCTGGGGGGCAGTGACAATGTGGTCTACGTCGTCTCCAAAATGGATGACCGTTACAACACTCAGAGTGTGATCCGGAGCAACTCGCGAGCTGAAGACCAGCTCATGGGCCCAAAGACTAGGACCAACGCCCAGCTCATGTCTTCCCATGAGGAGCTCAAACAGCACTCACTCCTGCTCAAAGGGCCCGAGCCACGGCAACAAAATCACCAGGCCAACGCCCAGTCTGCCCTGAACCACACCCAGAACCAGTACATCAGGGTCCCCAACTCTCAGGTTCTACTGGAGCCTAATCGGGACCACCAGCAGATGGTCCTGATCCAACAGCCTCTCATCCACTGTGGTCTCAACCCTTCCAAGGTGCAGCTGACACCGGGGTCAGGCCAGGTCCAGTACCTTCACATGGAGGGAGATCATCTGATCAGCGTTAGCCTTAATGGCAGCCAGGGCCAGCCTGGGGCAGTAGGACAGAACACCATCACGGACTCCTCCATACTGCACCTCTCTTCGCCAAAAGACCCTTACAGCCAGTCGACCAATCAGCAGCAGTCGCAGGACGCCAAGCACCATTTCGCCCTGAGCTCCATCTGCTTCCCAGAGTCCATGCTGCTGGCGGACGAGAGGAACATCCTGTCCAATGTGGATGACATCCTGGCTGCCACGGCAGCCGCCTGCGGTGTCACGCCGCAGGACTTTGTCAAAGCCACGTCCGGCGCTGCTGAGGGTGGCATGTCCGACCCCAAGGGTCATTTCCAGACTGGGGACACCAGACACCAGTCACCTAGTTTCTCCTCTTCATCTTCCCAGACCTCCATCATCACCAACACTAACTCCCATAACACCATGACCCTGACACTCAATGGCTCTCCTATGACCTCAGACAGACACCAGTTTCCTAAAGGGGACGGGCATCTGGGGCAACAGTACTCAAtgtcacactcacacaccactGAAGTTGACCCCAGGCACGACATGGGCGCAGACAAAGGTTTGCCTAGGAAGCCCGGAGACGAGCCAAACAACATTTCACCCAAAGGACAGTCTGTTTACCCTAGCAACAGGGCCGATGGCAACCCCAACGGAGGCCACTCTGAGAATGAGTACCACCTGGCTGGCCTGGGGTACGACCCCTCAGGGAACCTCAACAGAGGCAAGGCCAATAAGCAGAACCCCAAAGGGCCCAAAGCCATCAAGAGAGAAGACGGCCTTGACGAGTGTCCCACTGACTGCTTTGTCAACCCCAAAAAGAGGGTGCGCTCCAAGGCATCGGCCAAGCCACCCGTTCCAGAGGAAGAGACCATCCAACCAAGGAAAAAGACAGTCCAGGCCAAGAGGCAGAACTCCCGGGGCAGCGACCCCACCAGCTCCCCCTCCACCTCGGAGGCGGCCTACGACAGCTACCAGCAGCAGGAGAGGATGAGGCAGAAGATCCGTGAGGTGGAGGAGCAACAGCCAGAGGTCAAAACAGGCTTCATCGGCTCCTTTCTGGACTTCCTCAAGTCAGGTCCCAAACAGCACTTCTCCTCATCCCCCGTACGGACCCCCAGTCGCTCCCGCAGGCCCTCGGCTTCGTCCAAGCGGCCACTGTGCGCCATACCGCCTCTACCTCTGAAAATACAACCTCCATCAGCCCCGTTGATAGGCGATGAGGGCCTTGTGGTTGCGGCGAGCTCTCAGCAGCAGCGTCTGGAGGAAGAGCTCCAGAAGAACCTGGAGACACTGCCATCGTTCAGCTCGGACGAGGATGAGAGCAGCGCTGGAAAGAACCAGGCCCTCCAGAACAGCATCAGCTCAGCCCTGTCGGCCCTGGACGAGccctcagacaggacacacaaAGCGG ACAACAGACTCTCCAACTCTCCCCTGAAGCCAGACCAGGCTCCCAGCATGCCTCACTCAGCCTCCAAAGCCCAGGAGCAGCAGACGGCAGCACCGAAGGAGTCCTCGACAACCGTCTTGTCATCATCGGTGACTGGGTCATCGGGGCAGGAGGGGGCGAAACCGGCGCCCCCAGGCCAGCTGGCCGTCCAGCTGACCAGCGTGGCCATAGAAGGACTGACGGACGAAGAACTGTCGGACAGCGGGGGAGAGGGCATGTACCGCGAGAGGGACGAGTTTGTGGTCAAAAACGAGGACACAGGGAGCCTGAag GTGACATTGACAGCCGGACAGGAACCCCCAGCCATCTGGAAGGTCCAGAAAGCTCTGCTGCAGAAGTTTGTCCCTGAGCTGAGGGACAGCAAGAGAGTGTTCTCAGCCACTAACAGT TATCTGGGCTACTTTGGTGACGCTAAGACCATGTACAGGAGGGTATACGTCAAGTTCCTGGACACGGTCAACAAGAAGGAGTATGTCCGGGTCTGCAACCGCAAACCCCGCTGCAAGCCCATGTCCTCCATGAG AGGCTCTCAGGCGAAGACACTGCTCGGTCTGAAGACTCCTCCCCGCTCAGTGAACTCTGACCCTCTCGCCACGCCCACATCACAGAAGTCCCAGTCCAAGCCTCGCACCAAGCAGCCCAAGACCAAGGCAGAACCCCCGCCCaagaagaggaggaagtggaaggagtactctccgtctccctccgagTCCTCTCCTGAGGATGAGGCTGAAGATGATG agttCACTCCTCCAGTGCCGTTTTCCTCTCGGTTCCTCAACACCAGGACCATGAAGGAGACGTTTAAGAGCTTTGTAGAGCTGCTGATCAGCGTCGCCCTGGATGCAGACGTGATGAGCGCTCTGGAGAGGGAGAACG ATGAGCTGTTGCTGCCCCACATGAAGAGAGTGGATGGGATGATCTGGGACAACACGAGACGCCTGCTGCCCAGACTACGAGTGGGACAACTCTTTAAG ACTGCGCTGGACAGCTTCCCAGAGATCTCCGTGGTAACAGAGCTCAACAAGGATGGGGAGACTCCAGCCTTTAAGGTGCGGCTCAGTGGGAAGGCCTACAACAGGAAGAACATGAAGCCTTCCAAGTCCCCCAGCAAACTGCCCCTG gaatACACAGTGGACCAGCAGAAACCACAGTGGTTCTCCCTCTACCATTCTCTACAGCATTACAAGTACCACACATACCTCATGTGTCAGGAGGAG
- the prrg4 gene encoding transmembrane gamma-carboxyglutamic acid protein 4 — MAMLLHLFILYQLLPCGNFACMRKLLHTTGTEDQSKEVFVQEEQANAFLGRHLLANRFDFELFTPGNLERECFEEVCSYEEAREVFENVPQTDDFWKKYTEDEDTRPSRLDVTALLVGLIAAGVAIVIFGLLVWYFCKGSCKDNLSRAGSVRVRPRRSNASLIMRRLDEVSLQPVFLPPPEEIDPPGLPSYEDAIGKSGTHDAPPPPYPGSQPGSIRR; from the exons ATGGCGATGCTTTTGCATTTATTCATACTGTATCAACTGCTTCCCTGTGGAAACTTTGCTTGTATGAGAAAGTTATTACACACCACAGGGACAGAGGACCAGTCAAAAGAAG TTTTCGTGCAAGAGGAGCAGGCAAATGCATTCTTAGGACGCCATCTATTGGCCAACCGATTTGACTTTGAGCTCTTCACTCCTGGGAATTTGGAGAGGGAGTGCTTTGAAGAAGTCTGCAGCTACGAGGAAGCACGAGAGGTCTTTGAAAATGTCCCTCAGACT GATGACTTCTGGAAAAAGTACACCGAGG ATGAGGATACGCGGCCATCGCGGCTGGATGTGACTGCCCTGCTTGTGGGTCTGATCGCGGCAGGGGTGGCCATCGTCATCTTCGGCCTGTTGGTCTGGTACTTCTGCAAGGGGAGTTGTAAGGATAACCTCTCACGTGCAGG CTCTGTTAGGGTGCGTCCAAGGCGCAGTAATGCCTCGCTGATCATGCGGAGACTGGATGAGGTCTCTCTGCAGCCTGTGTTCCTGCCCCCGCCAGAGGAGATTGACCCCCCAGGCCTGCCCTCCTATGAGGACGCCATCGGCAAATCCGGAACGCACGACGCCCCACCTCCTCCTTACCCTGG GTCTCAACCTGGAAGTATTCGACGATAG